From Desmodus rotundus isolate HL8 chromosome 10, HLdesRot8A.1, whole genome shotgun sequence, one genomic window encodes:
- the MGAT1 gene encoding alpha-1,3-mannosyl-glycoprotein 2-beta-N-acetylglucosaminyltransferase: MLKKQSAGLVLWGAVLFVAWNALLLLFFWTRPAPSKLPSDSALDDDPAGLTREVIRLAQDTEVELERQRGLLQQIWDYHVRRSQRWRAPSAVPPALPRVPATSPPAVIPILVIACDRSTVRRCLDKLLHYRPSAERFPIIVSQDCGHEETAQVIASYGSALTHIRQPDLSSIPVPPDHRKFQGYYKIARHYRWALGQVFHRFKFPAVVVVEDDLEVSPDFFEYFQATYPLLRADPSLWCVSAWNDNGKEQMVDSSKPELLYRTDFFPGLGWLLLAELWAELEPKWPKAFWDDWMRRPEQRQGRACVRPEISRTMTFGRKGVSHGQFFDQHLKFIKLNQHFVPFTQLDLSYLRQEAYDRDFLARVYGAPLLQVEKVRTSEQNELGEVRVQYTGRDSFKAFAKALGVMDDLKSGVPRAGYRGIVSFLFRGRRVHLAPPQTWDGYDPSWN; the protein is encoded by the coding sequence ATGCTGAAGAAGCAGTCCGCAGGGCTTGTGCTGTGGGGCGCCGTCCTCTTTGTGGCCTGGAACGCCCTGCTGCTGCTCTTCTTCTGGACCCGCCCTGCGCCCAGCAAGCTGCCCTCCGACAGCGCACTGGATGACGACCCGGCCGGGCTCACGCGTGAGGTGATCCGCCTGGCCCAGGACACGGAGGTGGAGCTGGAGCGGCAGCGGGGGCTGCTGCAGCAGATCTGGGACTACCATGTGCGGCGCAGCCAGCGGTGGAGGGCGCCCTCTGCGGTCCCGCCTGCACTGCCCCGCGTGCCTGCGACCTCCCCGCCAGCCGTGATCCCCATCCTGGTCATCGCCTGTGACCGCAGCACTGTCCGGCGCTGCCTGGACAAGCTGTTGCACTATCGGCCCTCGGCCGAGCGCTTTCCCATCATCGTCAGCCAGGACTGCGGGCACGAGGAGACGGCTCAGGTGATCGCCTCCTACGGCAGTGCCCTCACGCACATTCGACAGCCGGACCTGAGCTCCATCCCGGTGCCGCCCGACCACCGCAAGTTCCAGGGCTACTACAAGATCGCGCGCCACTACCGCTGGGCGCTGGGCCAGGTCTTCCACAGGTTCAAGTTCCCcgcagtggtggtggtggaggatgACCTGGAGGTGTCCCCGGACTTCTTCGAGTACTTCCAGGCCACCTACCCGCTACTGAGGGCCGACCCCTCCCTCTGGTGCGTGTCTGCTTGGAACGACAACGGCAAGGAGCAGATGGTGGACTCGAGCAAGCCGGAGCTGCTCTACCGCACCGACTTCTTCCCcggcctgggctggctgctgctggcgGAGCTGTGGGCCGAGCTGGAGCCCAAGTGGCCCAAGGCTTTCTGGGACGACTGGATGCGGCGGCCCGAGCAGCGGCAGGGCCGGGCCTGCGTGCGGCCAGAGATCTCCAGAACCATGACCTTCGGCCGCAAGGGTGTGAGCCACGGGCAGTTCTTTGACCAGCATCTCAAGTTCATCAAGTTGAACCAGCACTTCGTGCCCTTCACCCAGCTGGACCTGTCCTACCTGCGGCAGGAGGCCTACGACAGGGACTTCCTGGCCCGCGTCTACGGCGCCCCCCTCCTGCAGGTGGAGAAAGTGAGGACCAGTGAGCAGAACGAGCTGGGGGAGGTGCGCGTGCAGTACACCGGCAGGGACAGCTTCAAAGCCTTCGCCAAGGCCCTGGGAGTCATGGACGACCTCAAGTCGGGGGTCCCGAGGGCGGGCTACCGGGGCATCGTCAGCTTTCTGTTCCGGGGCCGCCGTGTCCACCTGGCGCCCCCGCAGACCTGGGACGGCTATGACCCCAGCTGGAATTAG